One part of the Haliotis asinina isolate JCU_RB_2024 chromosome 2, JCU_Hal_asi_v2, whole genome shotgun sequence genome encodes these proteins:
- the LOC137273198 gene encoding sodium/mannose cotransporter SLC5A10-like, with product MAQELHLEDLAVIIVYFILVMAVGFWSSCTTNTGSVKGYFMAGRDMIWLPVGASIYATNFGSHFFVGMAGSAAAGGIAVTIYEWHAVFMLCLLGWLFVPVYVASGAYTMPQYLKKRFGGRRLRIYLSCLAIFLLIVQKISVAMYAGAVFIQQSVGWDMYSSIVSVTLVTAVYTIIGGLSAVIWTDALQTVIMVFGSLWLVVAGFLNVGGMDSLFEKYMHSVPNVTTCGNTTSGLPRADSLHMFRDPIDGDIPWPGTILGLTPMAILAWCTDQVMVQRVLSAKTHSHAKGGVLLAGWLKLLSFFIVILPGMMGRVLFPDEVGCVDPDICESVCENRNGCSNIAYAKLVVNILPTGVRGLMLACMLSALMSTLTSVFNSASSLFTLDLWTRCRPKSSERELMIVGRLFILVLVGISIAWIPILNVAQGGQLWSYVQAMQAYLSPPWVVVFIMGIAWKRTTEKGAFWSLMAGLAVGLSRMIMDLAYPKPACGEKETRPEVLYKVDFLYFAFMLSVIVFVVCIVVSLMTEKRPEVKLRRCTWSTRYSEPREDTDEEEDYDNEAARNATVHPNNDRDEKSDGKFSLKEKVYNILCCYSSFKPKPVTKAMEEADARRYRGEGEAPWISKFLDFNAILVMAVTVFLLGVFA from the exons ATGGCGCAGGAACTTCACTTGGAGGATCTGGCCGTCATCATTGTGTATTTCATCCTGGTCATGGCTGTTGGATTTTGG TCATCATGCACGACCAACACCGGAAGTGTCAAAGGTTACTTCATGGCGGGAAGAGACATGATATGGCTTCCC GTCGGCGCCTCCATCTATGCCACCAACTTTGGTAGTCACTTCTTCGTGGGAATGGCGGGATCGGCGGCCGCTGGGGGAATCGCTGTTACCATATACGAGTGGCAC GCTGTGTTCATGCTGTGTCTCCTGGGGTGGCTCTTCGTTCCGGTGTATGTCGCCTCGGGG GCGTACACAATGCCGCAGTACCTGAAGAAACGGTTTGGGGGACGTCGACTACGGATCTATCTTTCCTGCCTCGCCATCTTCCTACTCATCGTACAAAAAATATCA GTGGCCATGTATGCCGGGGCCGTGTTCATTCAGCAGTCGGTTGGCTGGGACATGTACTCGTCAATCGTCAGCGTTACCTTGGTAACCGCTGTCTATACCATCATAG GCGGTCTTTCGGCGGTCATATGGACGGATGCTTTACAGACTGTTATCATGGTGTTTGGTTCTCTATGGTTGGTCGTAGCAG GCTTCCTCAACGTGGGCGGCATGGACTCGTTGTTCGAGAAGTACATGCACTCCGTCCCCAACGTCACCACGTGCGGTAATACTACCAGCGGCCTCCCCCGTGCAGACTCCCTTCACATGTTTCGCGACCCCATCGACGGAGACATCCCGTGGCCCGGGACTATCCTTGGACTCACCCCTATGGCCATCCTAGCGTGGTGCACGGACCAG GTGATGGTACAGCGAGTGCTATCGGCCAAGACCCACTCTCACGCCAAGGGCGGGGTGCTTCTAGCCGGCTGGCTCAAACTTCTGAGTTTCTTCATCGTCATCCTGCCGGGAATGATGGGACGTGTTCTGTTTCCGG ATGAGGTTGGCTGCGTGGACCCTGACATCTGCGAGAGCGTCTGTGAGAACCGCAATGGCTGCTCTAACATCGCATATGCAAAACTAGTCGTCAACATTTTGCCAACAG GCGTTCGTGGCTTGATGTTGGCGTGCATGCTGTCGGCACTGATGAGCACATTGACCTCCGTGTTCAACAGCGCGAGTAGCCTCTTCACACTTGACCTGTGGACAAGATGTCGCCCAAAATCATCTGAGAGGGAGCTTATGATTGTGGGAAG GTTGTTCATCTTAGTGCTGGTAGGTATCAGCATTGCGTGGATCCCCATCCTGAACGTCGCCCAGGGGGGACAACTCTGGTCATACGTGCAGGCCATGCAGGCGTACCTGTCCCCGCCCTGGGTCGTGGTGTTCATCATGGGTATAGCATGGAAGAGGACTACAGAGAAA GGGGCGTTCTGGAGCTTGATGGCTGGCCTCGCTGTAGGATTGAGCCGGATGATCATGGATCTGGCCTACCCTAAACCTGCGTGCGGCGAGAAGGAGACGAGACCTGAAGTCCTTTACAAAGTGGACTTTCTGTACTTCGCATTTATGCTGTCTGTCATAGTGTTTGTCGTCTGCATCGTTGTCAGTCTCATGACCGAGAAGAGACCGGAAGTTAAG CTGCGACGCTGCACGTGGAGCACTCGCTACTCCGAGCCACGCGAGGACACAGACGAAGAAGAAGACTACGACAACGAGGCTGCCAGGAACGCTACCGTGCACCCTAACAACGACCGCGACGAGAAATCAG ATGGAAAGTTTTCTCTGAAGGAGAAAGTATACAACATTCTGTGCTGCTACTCCAGCTTCAAACCCAAACCAGTAACCAAGGCGATGGAGGAGGCGGACGCCAGACGCTACAGAGGCGAGGGCGAGGCTCCCTGGATCAGCAAGTTCCTGGACTTCAACGCCATTCTTGTGATGGCCGTAACAGTGTTTCTTCTGGGCGTGTTCgcttag